Proteins encoded in a region of the Ignavibacteriales bacterium genome:
- a CDS encoding extracellular solute-binding protein gives MPWTAAQEKLITAFASDNTPDICQLGNTWIPQFAALYAIIPLDNLIASSDKLNRGRYFDGIWRTNIIDGKIYGIPWYVDTRVLYYRKGCFAACGILPPPRNWEELLDASKK, from the coding sequence ATGCCATGGACAGCCGCACAGGAAAAACTAATAACTGCTTTTGCGAGCGATAACACACCAGACATTTGTCAACTCGGTAATACCTGGATCCCTCAATTCGCAGCGTTGTATGCCATCATCCCCCTTGATAATTTAATTGCAAGCTCGGATAAATTGAACCGCGGCAGATATTTTGATGGAATCTGGCGTACCAATATTATTGATGGAAAAATTTATGGTATTCCGTGGTACGTAGATACAAGAGTTCTTTACTATCGCAAAGGATGTTTTGCAGCGTGCGGGATACTCCCACCCCCAAGAAATTGGGAAGAGCTTTTGGATGCTTCAAAAAAATAA
- a CDS encoding alkaline phosphatase D family protein yields the protein MYLGDNIYADTKSIEELEEAYKKLGAKEEFQKLKLNIPIIATWDDHDYGWNDIGRHYELQNESKKLFLNFFEVPKTSPRYNRKGIYDSYYFSDSKHTLQIILLDERTFRDDLRIYNDELKDDESFFYKLDYFPHQNSDSTMLGEEQWRWLEKELSTPADIRIIGSGTQFGVSFNGYEAWANFPFEQKKIT from the coding sequence ATTTATCTCGGCGATAATATTTATGCTGACACAAAAAGTATTGAAGAATTAGAAGAAGCTTATAAAAAGCTGGGGGCTAAAGAAGAATTTCAAAAACTAAAATTGAACATTCCAATTATTGCAACGTGGGATGACCACGATTACGGCTGGAATGATATTGGGCGGCATTACGAATTACAAAATGAATCGAAGAAATTATTCCTCAATTTTTTCGAAGTGCCTAAAACTTCACCGCGATATAATCGTAAAGGTATTTATGATTCTTATTATTTCTCAGATTCGAAACACACTCTTCAGATTATTCTTCTCGATGAAAGAACTTTTCGCGATGACTTAAGAATTTATAATGATGAATTAAAAGATGACGAAAGCTTTTTTTACAAACTTGATTATTTCCCGCACCAAAATTCTGATTCAACAATGCTTGGCGAAGAGCAATGGCGCTGGCTTGAAAAGGAATTATCAACTCCTGCAGATATAAGAATAATTGGCAGCGGTACTCAATTTGGGGTTTCATTTAATGGTTATGAAGCATGGGCGAATTTTCCTTTTGAACAAAAAAAAATTACTTGA
- a CDS encoding T9SS type A sorting domain-containing protein — MNMTVAGPNEAMIVYLLAIASSTHGVPANLFHDGWANSSYYVNGSSFYGYIQWVGWDFGGPLFFSHYSFLGFDPRNKKDAYCNYFLNNKNITLIHKAYCTDNPHNYVGYNENCWGLTASDDPTGYRVHEPNNDNGTITPTAALSSLAYTPQESIEVIKYLYRTYWTSVWGEYGFYDAFNPTENWFADSYLAIDQGPIIAMIENYRSGLLWNNFMKNPEIQPMLDAIGFVPDSTTDVGDIIPDENTFKLIGNYPNPFNPSTNIVFTLPHSEFTQVNIYNSLGQLVKQLVNKELPAGLNEKSWDGLDELGRLVSSGIYFYKISYKENVLTGKMVLAK, encoded by the coding sequence ATGAATATGACCGTTGCTGGTCCCAATGAAGCTATGATCGTATATTTATTAGCAATCGCATCTTCAACACACGGCGTTCCCGCAAATTTATTTCATGACGGATGGGCGAACTCTTCTTATTATGTTAATGGAAGTTCATTCTATGGTTATATACAATGGGTAGGGTGGGACTTCGGTGGTCCGCTCTTCTTTTCCCATTATTCGTTTCTTGGATTTGATCCAAGAAACAAAAAAGATGCCTACTGTAATTATTTTTTAAATAATAAGAATATTACTCTAATCCATAAAGCTTATTGTACTGATAATCCGCATAACTATGTTGGATATAATGAAAACTGCTGGGGACTAACAGCAAGTGATGATCCGACCGGTTATCGCGTTCACGAACCTAATAATGATAATGGTACGATAACTCCGACGGCTGCTCTTTCTTCTTTAGCTTATACTCCTCAAGAATCAATCGAGGTTATTAAATATCTTTATCGAACTTACTGGACAAGTGTTTGGGGGGAGTATGGTTTTTATGATGCTTTCAATCCCACTGAAAATTGGTTTGCAGATAGTTACCTTGCAATTGATCAAGGACCAATAATTGCGATGATAGAAAATTACAGGAGCGGATTGCTATGGAATAATTTTATGAAAAATCCTGAAATTCAACCTATGCTGGATGCTATCGGATTTGTGCCTGATTCAACTACAGATGTTGGAGATATAATTCCTGACGAAAATACTTTCAAGTTAATTGGTAATTATCCTAATCCTTTTAATCCTTCCACTAATATTGTTTTCACTCTTCCACATTCGGAATTTACTCAGGTGAACATTTATAATTCGCTAGGACAGTTAGTCAAGCAATTAGTAAATAAAGAACTTCCTGCAGGATTAAATGAGAAATCATGGGATGGTTTAGATGAACTTGGAAGATTAGTGAGTTCAGGTATTTATTTTTATAAAATCAGTTACAAAGAAAATGTCTTAACCGGCAAAATGGTGCTTGCAAAATGA
- a CDS encoding beta-galactosidase encodes MSFSASKGYFLKNGKPHFIISGEIHYFRLNPKLWEKHLTLLKQSGANTTSTYIPWDWHEYEEGKFDFTGETNPARNFLKYIKLCKKIGLDLIVKPGPYILAEYDSHGLPTWLLERCCKDSFALDEHGNVISRDLMSYMSDEYLRYTFLWYDKVMPIISENQQSNNGPIIMLQVCNEVGVFQWLLGKIDYNPSVITLYKEFLIEKYLSIENLNNIYGINYSSFENLSAPVGKIEIKQDYCAYHDFHLFYRHYFTQYLDVLIKKIKSYDINVQLTHNIPGWIYGNAAELPMLISTYEEIMRTRDDIVFGLDHIPEFVSFRNAHSDLACNKNSRSYAAKCTSVGCRISSRNSRASC; translated from the coding sequence ATGAGCTTCAGCGCATCAAAAGGATATTTTTTAAAAAACGGAAAACCACATTTTATAATTTCTGGAGAAATACATTACTTCAGACTTAATCCAAAATTATGGGAAAAGCATTTAACATTACTGAAACAATCCGGTGCAAATACTACTTCAACATATATTCCCTGGGATTGGCACGAATATGAAGAAGGCAAGTTTGATTTTACAGGCGAAACAAATCCAGCACGAAACTTTTTAAAGTACATAAAATTATGTAAGAAAATAGGCTTGGATTTAATTGTAAAACCCGGTCCGTATATTCTTGCCGAGTACGATTCACATGGGCTTCCCACATGGCTTCTAGAACGGTGTTGTAAAGATTCTTTTGCTTTGGATGAACATGGAAATGTAATCTCACGCGATTTGATGTCATACATGTCTGATGAATATCTGCGTTATACTTTTCTTTGGTATGATAAAGTGATGCCAATCATTTCTGAAAATCAGCAGAGTAATAATGGACCGATTATAATGTTGCAGGTTTGTAATGAAGTTGGTGTATTCCAATGGCTTTTAGGTAAGATCGATTACAATCCTTCGGTGATAACATTATACAAAGAATTTTTGATTGAGAAATATTTATCAATTGAAAATCTAAACAATATTTACGGGATAAATTATTCATCATTCGAAAACCTTTCTGCACCAGTGGGGAAGATTGAGATCAAACAAGATTATTGTGCATACCATGATTTTCATCTTTTCTATCGTCACTATTTTACTCAATATCTAGATGTATTAATTAAAAAAATAAAAAGTTACGATATAAATGTTCAGCTTACACACAACATTCCAGGCTGGATTTACGGTAACGCGGCAGAACTTCCGATGCTTATTAGCACTTATGAAGAAATCATGCGTACTCGTGATGATATTGTTTTTGGATTGGATCATATTCCAGAATTTGTTTCTTTTAGAAATGCTCATTCTGATTTAGCTTGCAATAAAAATTCTAGAAGCTATGCAGCCAAATGCACCAGTGTGGGCTGCAGAATTTCAAGCAGGAACTCGCGAGCATCATGTTAA
- a CDS encoding alpha,alpha-trehalase yields MKTNIIMTLLLILSFYSIFLLPQNGEVQGIYFSKKTYEPRPLPKFDDTKDLLPNPIYDENPLWIETYWASWEMAFKNFQAPADGSGFVSQFLDCAFNANLFLWDTAFQTMFLNVAHPLVPGISSLDNFYIKQYSTGEICREINRTTGIDFDPWRNNENLPLFSRWGFDEYFNQYKADVIYKGRATPTPNPKLTLDALNHPILAWAELESYKWTGDKARLELVRLPLIKYYEALKKYIRQGNGLYITDWASMDNSPRNICLASGGTGIDISSEMVLFARNLSELSDILGFEIEAKIFNDDADSLSAIINANMWDDEKKFYFDLTIDEEFCTIKTIAAFWTLLSKTAPSDRTIYLVEQLNNPKTFGRLHPVPSLAADEKEYYPQGGYWSGAVWVMTNTMIIKGLDACGYNDLAEEIALKHLDAVVQIFKKTCTFWENFAADSIKEGINTDGAPVVKDIVGWGALAPVLYFIEYGIGLKPNAPENELVWKVNSDKRSGCERFRFNGHVVDLVAERVDDTFKITVQSDGDFQLKVIRNGREQKFNILQGNSEFLF; encoded by the coding sequence ATGAAAACTAATATAATCATGACTCTATTACTTATCCTAAGTTTCTATTCTATCTTTTTACTACCCCAAAATGGCGAAGTGCAGGGGATATACTTTTCAAAAAAAACTTATGAGCCACGTCCGCTACCAAAGTTCGATGATACAAAGGATTTATTGCCAAATCCGATTTATGATGAAAATCCACTCTGGATTGAAACTTACTGGGCATCCTGGGAAATGGCTTTCAAAAACTTTCAAGCGCCTGCAGATGGAAGCGGTTTTGTTTCTCAATTTCTTGATTGTGCTTTTAATGCAAATTTATTTTTGTGGGATACTGCTTTTCAAACAATGTTCTTAAATGTGGCGCATCCTTTGGTTCCTGGAATTTCTTCTTTAGATAATTTCTATATTAAACAATATTCTACTGGAGAAATTTGTAGAGAAATAAATCGTACTACCGGAATTGATTTTGATCCGTGGAGAAATAATGAAAATCTACCTCTCTTTAGCCGCTGGGGATTTGATGAGTACTTTAATCAATACAAAGCTGATGTAATTTATAAAGGAAGGGCGACACCTACTCCAAATCCTAAATTAACGCTTGATGCATTGAACCATCCGATTCTAGCCTGGGCGGAATTGGAAAGCTATAAATGGACAGGCGACAAAGCACGGTTAGAATTAGTTAGACTACCATTAATAAAATATTACGAAGCTTTGAAGAAATATATCCGGCAGGGAAATGGATTATACATTACAGATTGGGCAAGTATGGATAATTCGCCAAGAAATATTTGTCTTGCAAGCGGAGGAACAGGAATCGACATTTCCTCAGAGATGGTTCTCTTTGCAAGAAATCTTTCTGAACTATCTGATATTTTAGGTTTCGAAATTGAAGCAAAAATTTTTAATGACGATGCAGACAGTCTTTCAGCAATAATAAATGCTAACATGTGGGATGATGAAAAGAAATTTTATTTTGATTTAACAATAGATGAAGAATTTTGTACAATCAAAACTATTGCAGCTTTCTGGACACTACTTTCAAAAACTGCTCCGTCCGATAGAACAATATATCTTGTCGAACAACTAAACAATCCCAAAACATTTGGAAGATTGCATCCAGTACCTTCTCTTGCAGCAGATGAAAAAGAATATTATCCGCAAGGTGGATACTGGTCTGGTGCGGTCTGGGTTATGACAAATACAATGATTATTAAAGGCTTAGATGCTTGCGGATATAATGATCTCGCTGAAGAGATTGCTCTTAAACATTTAGATGCTGTCGTACAAATATTTAAGAAGACATGTACATTCTGGGAAAATTTTGCTGCGGACTCTATTAAGGAAGGAATCAACACAGACGGAGCGCCGGTTGTAAAAGATATTGTTGGATGGGGGGCGTTAGCGCCGGTACTTTATTTTATTGAATATGGAATCGGATTAAAACCTAATGCACCGGAGAACGAATTGGTCTGGAAAGTAAATTCTGACAAACGTTCCGGCTGTGAAAGGTTTAGATTTAATGGACATGTTGTTGATTTGGTTGCCGAGCGAGTGGATGATACATTTAAGATTACTGTTCAATCTGATGGTGACTTTCAGTTGAAAGTGATTAGGAATGGTAGAGAACAAAAATTCAATATCCTACAAGGAAATAGTGAATTTTTATTTTAA
- a CDS encoding discoidin domain-containing protein, with protein MEKNKDKKRHIQFAWGPTEDQSLKRIDRIEFTIASFVGGKGSVWIDDLKFEPLQSETNVYPTPLVTAKSQSFDLIPGNIIDVSSGTYWKSIGTNNQSITIDFKTRREFGGLKIDWLKIHHAKSFEILLSENGSDWEKVYSVSSNQSDVSFIKLTEAEARFLNKSS; from the coding sequence GTGGAAAAAAATAAAGATAAAAAAAGACACATCCAGTTTGCCTGGGGACCAACTGAAGATCAGTCTTTAAAGCGAATAGACAGAATTGAATTTACAATTGCCTCATTCGTTGGAGGTAAAGGAAGTGTTTGGATTGATGATTTGAAGTTTGAACCACTGCAATCTGAAACAAATGTTTATCCAACACCTCTTGTAACAGCTAAATCGCAATCCTTTGACTTGATACCAGGGAATATTATTGATGTTTCATCAGGTACTTATTGGAAGAGTATTGGTACAAATAATCAATCAATTACAATTGATTTCAAAACCCGAAGGGAATTCGGAGGATTAAAAATTGATTGGTTAAAAATTCATCACGCCAAATCTTTTGAGATATTACTTTCTGAGAACGGAAGTGATTGGGAAAAAGTTTACTCAGTTTCATCCAACCAGAGTGATGTTAGTTTTATAAAGCTAACAGAGGCAGAAGCAAGATTTTTAAATAAATCTTCTTGA
- a CDS encoding Tat pathway signal protein: MNILKIFVLLIFLFVGCQAQQNYFSFESKGKINYDLSTDDNKLLDSIQYKTFLYFLNESNPENGLVKDRSASWAPASIAAIGFALPSYAVGVEHGWITRDRAALITLNTLKFFFNSVQSSDTNVTGYKGFYYHFLRMNSGTREWNCELSTIDTGLLMMGIIFARKYYNQVNDVENEIRNLAANLLKRLDWDFFEMPPTGEYANTISMGWKPNEGLHFMGWNGYNEALFLYILAAGSGMKNVEAGYKTWLASYDWRTPYPNLSHAAFPPLFGHQFSHVFIDFHGLADSFMKNKGIDYFENSRRATLVQRQYAIENSYSWEGYDSLCWGLSACDGPTEKYNYDSKQFLGYAARGTSGADFNYFDDGTIAPYAAISSIVFVPEVVLPTIKSFNKKYGKDLWKEYGYVDAFNPTLNWFNKEYIGIDQGPMLLMIENFRTGLIWNYVMKDPIIQKGLNRLSFEYIK; this comes from the coding sequence ATGAATATTTTAAAAATATTTGTGTTACTGATATTCTTATTTGTGGGATGTCAGGCGCAGCAAAATTATTTCTCGTTTGAATCAAAGGGAAAAATTAATTACGATCTTTCAACTGATGACAACAAACTTTTAGATTCAATTCAGTATAAAACCTTTCTGTATTTTCTAAATGAATCTAATCCTGAAAACGGTTTGGTGAAAGACAGAAGCGCAAGCTGGGCACCTGCAAGTATTGCTGCAATTGGTTTTGCACTTCCATCTTACGCAGTTGGAGTTGAACACGGTTGGATAACTCGTGACAGAGCTGCTCTGATAACTCTTAATACTTTAAAATTCTTTTTCAATTCTGTCCAAAGTTCTGATACAAATGTTACAGGCTACAAAGGATTTTATTATCATTTCTTAAGAATGAATTCTGGTACCCGCGAATGGAACTGCGAACTTTCCACGATTGATACCGGTTTATTAATGATGGGAATCATTTTTGCAAGAAAATATTATAATCAAGTGAACGATGTTGAAAATGAAATTCGCAACCTTGCTGCAAATCTATTAAAGAGACTTGACTGGGATTTTTTTGAAATGCCTCCAACAGGCGAATATGCAAATACAATTTCAATGGGATGGAAACCAAATGAAGGACTGCATTTTATGGGATGGAATGGTTATAACGAAGCATTGTTCCTTTACATTCTTGCCGCAGGAAGTGGAATGAAAAATGTTGAAGCCGGATATAAAACATGGTTAGCTTCTTATGATTGGAGAACGCCATATCCGAATCTTTCTCACGCTGCATTTCCCCCACTATTTGGTCATCAATTCTCTCATGTGTTCATAGATTTCCATGGACTTGCTGATTCATTTATGAAAAATAAAGGAATAGATTATTTTGAAAATTCAAGACGGGCAACTTTAGTGCAAAGACAATACGCAATCGAAAATTCTTACAGTTGGGAGGGGTACGATTCTCTCTGTTGGGGACTTTCAGCTTGCGATGGTCCAACAGAAAAATATAATTATGATAGCAAACAGTTTTTGGGTTATGCAGCGAGAGGTACAAGCGGTGCTGATTTTAATTACTTTGATGATGGAACAATCGCACCTTATGCAGCAATATCCTCAATTGTTTTTGTCCCAGAAGTTGTTCTTCCAACTATAAAATCTTTTAATAAAAAATACGGTAAAGATTTATGGAAAGAATATGGATACGTTGACGCATTTAATCCTACTTTAAATTGGTTCAACAAAGAATACATCGGGATTGATCAAGGTCCGATGCTCTTGATGATTGAGAATTTTAGAACTGGCTTGATCTGGAATTATGTGATGAAGGATCCTATCATTCAAAAAGGACTGAATAGACTTAGTTTTGAATATATCAAATAA
- a CDS encoding LacI family DNA-binding transcriptional regulator, with translation MTPPTIKVIAKKANVSIATVSRALNNDHRVKDETRNLILKISKELNYNPNLLARSFVKRQSNVIGLILPDIYDEFFTEIIRGVDEVTFSSKFFTMVASSHKYRSLADSVTTFIKGGMLGGIIILVSSLTEEFIKVIDQSRIPVVLITGSDQKTKYDTITIDNYQGAFGMTEFLLRTKNYKNPVHISGPSDNDDAVFRKKGFIDACKKNNLNISKSSILPGDFSRESGETAFFSAAKMKNKPDVIFAANDMMALGCYDAAANLKLKIPDDIAIAGFDDIFVSKYISPGLTTVRVQIEEVGKAAAEILIKKMTQDQSYSLHSIRIATELKIRESC, from the coding sequence ATGACACCGCCTACTATAAAAGTAATAGCTAAAAAAGCAAATGTTTCCATAGCTACTGTCAGCAGAGCATTAAACAATGACCACCGGGTTAAAGACGAAACGCGAAATCTTATCCTAAAAATTTCAAAAGAATTAAATTATAACCCAAATCTTCTTGCCAGAAGTTTTGTTAAGCGTCAATCGAATGTAATAGGATTAATACTTCCGGATATTTATGATGAGTTCTTCACTGAAATTATTCGCGGGGTTGATGAGGTCACATTTTCATCAAAATTTTTTACAATGGTTGCCAGCTCTCACAAATACAGATCACTTGCAGACTCAGTTACCACGTTCATTAAGGGAGGGATGTTAGGTGGAATAATCATCTTAGTTTCATCACTCACTGAAGAATTTATAAAAGTAATTGATCAGAGCAGAATACCCGTTGTACTCATTACCGGTTCTGACCAAAAAACAAAATATGATACTATTACAATTGATAACTATCAAGGTGCTTTCGGAATGACAGAATTTTTATTAAGAACAAAAAATTATAAAAATCCAGTGCATATTTCCGGTCCCTCTGATAATGATGACGCTGTGTTCAGAAAAAAAGGATTTATTGATGCTTGTAAAAAAAACAATTTAAATATTTCAAAATCATCGATTTTACCTGGAGATTTTAGTCGAGAGAGCGGGGAAACTGCATTTTTCTCTGCAGCTAAAATGAAAAACAAACCTGATGTTATCTTTGCTGCTAATGATATGATGGCTTTGGGTTGTTATGATGCAGCAGCAAATCTTAAATTAAAAATTCCTGACGACATTGCAATTGCAGGCTTTGATGACATTTTTGTCTCAAAATATATTTCTCCAGGGCTAACTACTGTAAGAGTTCAAATTGAGGAAGTAGGTAAAGCAGCCGCAGAAATATTGATAAAAAAAATGACGCAGGATCAAAGTTATAGTTTACATTCAATTAGAATAGCAACGGAATTAAAAATTAGGGAATCTTGTTAA
- a CDS encoding T9SS type A sorting domain-containing protein produces MKRLLLVSLFLFSTSLLAQPIDFETVGNTWTWNIFSQGTGGSFDIVANPDPSGINTSDSCAMLVIGADGDPWAGVWCSDFPDMTIDASNCYVKALVYKNVTSRFNLKLEPPNVDHFDSNTVVNEWQEMIFEYCADNGVTSATLTLIPDMEDGARTHSSINYIDNIRFEDFLPVELTSFTANWLNGDAQLIWTTATEINNQGFEIQRSVDGNIFATIGFVKGNGTTTEKRSYTYTDNTVNGGGSFSYRLKQIDFGGSFEYSEIINLGSYAPDKFLLEQNFPNPFNPTTSLSFSLPVKSNIEFAVYNLLGQKVVDIYNGTLESGKYSFNFDAASLSSGVYVYTVNAHGVDGQTSVLSKKMTLMK; encoded by the coding sequence ATGAAACGGTTGTTATTGGTTTCACTTTTTCTGTTCTCAACTTCTTTATTGGCACAGCCAATAGATTTTGAAACAGTTGGAAATACTTGGACCTGGAATATTTTTTCTCAGGGAACAGGCGGAAGTTTTGACATAGTGGCAAATCCTGACCCAAGTGGAATAAACACATCAGATAGTTGTGCTATGTTAGTTATCGGTGCTGATGGCGATCCATGGGCGGGGGTATGGTGTTCTGATTTCCCGGATATGACCATAGATGCAAGCAATTGTTACGTCAAAGCTCTTGTTTACAAAAACGTTACTTCAAGGTTTAACTTAAAACTTGAACCACCTAATGTTGACCACTTCGATTCAAATACAGTTGTAAATGAATGGCAAGAAATGATATTTGAATATTGTGCAGATAATGGTGTAACCTCTGCTACATTGACCCTAATTCCTGATATGGAAGATGGTGCAAGAACTCATTCAAGTATTAACTATATAGATAATATTAGATTTGAAGACTTTCTTCCGGTTGAATTAACTTCATTTACTGCTAATTGGTTAAACGGGGATGCTCAATTAATCTGGACAACAGCTACCGAAATTAACAATCAGGGTTTTGAAATTCAAAGAAGTGTTGATGGTAACATTTTTGCTACTATTGGATTTGTTAAAGGCAATGGTACTACAACTGAAAAAAGGAGTTATACTTACACAGATAATACTGTCAATGGCGGCGGATCGTTTTCATATCGTTTAAAACAAATTGATTTTGGCGGTAGCTTCGAATATTCAGAGATTATTAATCTTGGTTCTTATGCTCCGGATAAATTTTTATTAGAGCAGAATTTCCCTAATCCTTTCAACCCAACAACTTCACTTTCATTTTCTCTTCCGGTAAAATCTAATATAGAATTTGCAGTTTATAATTTACTCGGTCAGAAAGTAGTGGATATATATAACGGCACTTTAGAATCGGGCAAATATTCATTTAATTTTGATGCTGCCAGCTTAAGTTCCGGAGTTTATGTTTATACTGTGAATGCCCATGGTGTTGATGGACAAACTTCAGTGCTTAGTAAAAAAATGACTTTGATGAAATAA
- a CDS encoding DUF3078 domain-containing protein, which translates to MKIIIITFVLFFTSISFSQTVADSLLKPGWNPNGVVGLNLSQIAFSNWTQGGSNSLAFTFYSNFGAVYFNYPWKWKSYLKSAFGRTKLEDAGYRTTDNEIYFETLLSRDINWAVDPYFAVTIRSAVTKGYDYTVTPSVQIVDFFDPGYVTESLGFLYNEGSVFSTRLGLAIQQTFAKKFTGYTDDLETLNEIEDFKFDTGLESVSELKYDFATNMSYSSFLRLFSRFNQLDVWDIRWDNNIAAKVNDYVSVNLNVVLVHEISQSRKTQLKEALQLGIIYTIF; encoded by the coding sequence ATGAAAATAATAATAATAACCTTTGTACTTTTTTTTACATCCATTTCATTTAGCCAAACTGTCGCCGACTCACTTTTGAAACCCGGCTGGAATCCTAATGGAGTAGTCGGTTTAAATCTTAGCCAGATAGCATTCAGTAATTGGACACAAGGGGGTTCTAATTCACTCGCCTTTACTTTTTATTCAAACTTTGGAGCAGTATATTTTAATTATCCCTGGAAATGGAAATCATACTTAAAATCTGCATTCGGAAGAACGAAACTAGAAGATGCTGGTTATCGAACGACCGACAATGAAATTTATTTCGAAACGTTGCTTTCTCGAGATATTAATTGGGCAGTTGATCCTTATTTTGCAGTTACTATCCGCAGTGCAGTTACTAAGGGTTATGATTACACGGTTACTCCCTCCGTTCAAATAGTTGATTTTTTTGATCCGGGTTATGTTACTGAATCCCTCGGATTTTTATACAATGAAGGAAGCGTATTTTCGACCAGACTTGGTTTAGCAATTCAACAAACATTTGCTAAAAAATTTACTGGATACACAGATGATCTGGAAACGTTAAATGAAATTGAAGATTTCAAATTTGATACCGGACTTGAATCGGTTAGCGAATTGAAATATGATTTTGCAACCAACATGTCTTACTCCTCCTTTCTCCGATTGTTTTCACGATTCAATCAACTTGATGTGTGGGATATTAGGTGGGATAATAATATTGCTGCAAAAGTTAATGATTATGTTAGCGTGAATTTAAATGTTGTCCTCGTTCATGAAATTAGTCAATCAAGAAAAACACAGTTGAAAGAGGCTCTTCAGTTAGGTATTATTTATACTATTTTCTAA
- the mscL gene encoding large-conductance mechanosensitive channel protein MscL, with the protein MSLVKEFKAFAMRGNVVDMAVGIVIGAAFGKIVSSFVGDVLMPPLGAMLGGLDFTNLATTLKPATETSPAVLWKYGSFIQTVVDFLIVAFAIFMVIKAMNSTKKKEVEQPAVPPKPSEEVVLLTQIRDALKK; encoded by the coding sequence ATGTCACTGGTAAAAGAATTCAAAGCCTTTGCGATGCGAGGTAACGTTGTGGATATGGCAGTCGGTATTGTTATCGGTGCTGCTTTTGGAAAAATTGTAAGTTCATTTGTTGGGGATGTTTTAATGCCGCCGCTTGGAGCAATGCTCGGTGGGCTTGATTTCACAAACTTAGCAACGACTCTAAAACCAGCAACGGAAACTTCTCCCGCAGTACTTTGGAAATATGGAAGTTTCATTCAAACAGTTGTTGATTTTCTTATTGTTGCTTTCGCAATTTTTATGGTTATAAAAGCAATGAATTCCACGAAGAAAAAAGAAGTTGAACAACCCGCCGTTCCACCAAAACCGTCGGAAGAAGTTGTTTTATTAACTCAGATTCGGGATGCACTGAAGAAGTAA